The Bacillota bacterium genome includes the window ACCAAGACGGCACCCCAGTCGCGGGAGCAACGGTATCCGGTAAATGGAGCGATTTAGCTCACGACAAAGACATCGGCGTAACAGACACTCTGGGTCAAGTAACAGTTACATCGGACAGTGTAAAGAAAAACGATGGTTGCTTTACCTTTACAGTAGATAATGTGGTAAAATCGGGGTGTATTTATGATTTGGGATCTAACAATGAAACAAGTAGTAAAGACTGTTCTGTTCATATTCCCTAAACGAGTAAGTGATTATAGATAGCAATATAACCCTTTCACTTGCTTTCAGGCGTAACGGGTTATTCTTTTTAGCACTTTCGTTACAAGGTGTCAAGTATACGGCTCGAAACAAGCAGCTTTTGCCGGAGAAAAAGAAGCGGCGATGATTTAGGAAGGTTTAGCCCCATTTATTAATACATAAAAAAGAGTGATAACGAGAACACTCCCGCCGACCTTTTGAGAAATCTGGAAAATCTGCACAAATACGCTGGAGCACGGCGTAAAACCCGTGCTTTTTCATTCGACTGATATTTGGAATCCACCCTGCACACAGATTCAGAACCTGAGATTTTATTTCTCGCGGTCTGGTCAAAATAAGATAAGGGTTTCCGGGGCTTTAAATCCTCCGGAGATCAGACCCGTATGAACAAATAAAACAGACTTCGAACGAAGGGCGATACCATCAAAACCATCATCCGGCTTGACGACGTTACGAAATACTACGGCAGACGGAGGGGCGTGCTTCACATCAATTTGACCGTTAACACCGGGGAGGTGTTCGGTTACCTCGGTCCAAACGGCGCAGGAAAGACCACGACGATCCGGCTGATAATGGGGTTTATCCGCCCTACGCGCGGTTCCTTGAAGATTTTTGACATTGACGCCGCGCGCCGCGCCAAGGATATCCTGGGGCGCGTCGGTTATCTTCCGGGAGAACCGTCCTTATATGAAAACCTGACCGGAGCAGAGTTTTTGCGTTACTTCGGCCGTCTGCGCGGAGGCGTCGACTGGGATTACGTGAAAGAACTGGCGGAGCGTCTCCGGTGCAGCCTGGGACAGAGAATCGGCTCGCTTTCTCACGGCGGAAAGCAGAAAATCGGGTTGATCCAGGCCTTCATGCACAAACCGGAATTAATCATTCTCGACGAACCGAGCAACGGCCTTGATCCCTTAATGCAGTTGGAACTCCACCGGACGGTTCTCGAGGCCAAGCTGGAAGGACGGACGGTGTTCTTTTCGTCGCACGTCCTTTCTGAGGTCCAGAAGGTATGCGACCGGGTGGGGATAATACGCAGCGGTAAACTGGCCGGTGTCGAAGATGTCGAGGCCTTGAAAACGCGCGCTTTGCGCCACTTGACGGTTCGCTTCGCCACATCAGTACCGCTGGAAGCGTTCGCGGGCCTGCCGGGTGTCGAAGAGGCGTTCGTGGAGGACCATTCGCTTCGCTGCACCCTGAACGGCAAGCCGGACGCCCTGATAAAAGCCGCCGCAAGGTTCGAGGTTACGGAGGTTATAAGCCGGGAACCGAGTCTCGAGGATGTGTTCTTTTCCTATTATAAAGACAGCACCCTCGAACGCGGCGTTACGGGAAAAAATTAAGCCTTTTTCGGATCCTTTACCCGCGACTCACGGCTCGTGACCCGTGGCTCGCAACTCATGACTTTAAGCAGGCAGAACCAACTTGCTTCTGATCTAGACTTAAACGTAACTATCCAGGCACGGGTTTAAGGTCTTCAAATTCAGAAGTTGGTAGCCAGGATCCAGCATATAATCGGCTTAACATAAAAAATATGCATGTTTTATGTACATGGATTCTTTTTTCCAAAAACCATATCCATATATTCTGACTTCTGGCTACTGAATTCTTACTTGAACGGACTTCACTGTTAACTCGCAGCTAACGGAGGCCGCACCACCATGTTTTTAAACAACATTTTCCTCAAAACCCTGAGAGACTACCGTTACGCGTTACTCTGGTGGGGCGCCGGTCTTTTTCTGATCTGTCTCTGGATCGTCCTTCTGTACCCGAGCGTGCGCGATATGCACGAGCTTAACAGGCTTCTTGAGGGCGCGCCGTCGACGCTCATAAAGGCTTTCACCGGCGACATTTCGGATATGACGTCACCGACGGGCTATCTTAACAGCCAGTTGTTCTTCTTCATGTTGCCCCTACTTTTCATCATTTTTTGCATCGGGTTCGGGGGCTACGCGGTTGCCGGGGAGGAGGAGCGCGGGACGATGGAACTGCTTCTGTCCAATCCCGTGCCTCGCCGGCGGGTGGTTATTGAAAAATACGCCGCAATGGTGCTGTGCGCGGTTATCCTTTCGTTTCTAACCGTCGTGGGGATAGCTTCGGGTAAAAACACGGCCGAACTTAATTTAGCCATTGGACAAATCGCGGCGGCAACCGTCGCCTGCGCATTGCTCGGTTTGTTCTTCGGCGCGCTGGCACTGGGCGTAGGCTGCATCCGCGGCAGTCACAGCTTGAGCATCGGTATCGCAAGCGCCGCGGCCGTCGCGTCTTATTTTCTTAACGCTCTGGCGCCTTTGGTTCAATACTTAAAGCCGTACCGGAAGCTGTCACCGTTCTACTATTATACCGGCGGCGACCCGCTGGCAAACGGTCTTTCCCCGGGCAATACAATGGTTCTGATAGTTCTTGCCGCCGCATTAGTCTTTGTTTCTATCTTTTTTCTCGAAAGACGTGATTTACAATCCTAAACATTTATGATTTTGTAGAACATGGAAGAACAAGGCTGAAAACGGCCTAATTTTGTTTTTAACAAGTTTATTGTATACTTGCGCCCGTTCTATTTCCAAAAGTCTGTCTCCCAGGTTATAATTATCTGCGTATTGTCTCCTCTGAACCATCCACTACTTTTCAGGTAACACAAATCTGCGAGTGTTTTTA containing:
- a CDS encoding ABC transporter permease subunit, with amino-acid sequence MFLNNIFLKTLRDYRYALLWWGAGLFLICLWIVLLYPSVRDMHELNRLLEGAPSTLIKAFTGDISDMTSPTGYLNSQLFFFMLPLLFIIFCIGFGGYAVAGEEERGTMELLLSNPVPRRRVVIEKYAAMVLCAVILSFLTVVGIASGKNTAELNLAIGQIAAATVACALLGLFFGALALGVGCIRGSHSLSIGIASAAAVASYFLNALAPLVQYLKPYRKLSPFYYYTGGDPLANGLSPGNTMVLIVLAAALVFVSIFFLERRDLQS
- a CDS encoding ABC transporter ATP-binding protein; the encoded protein is MLHINLTVNTGEVFGYLGPNGAGKTTTIRLIMGFIRPTRGSLKIFDIDAARRAKDILGRVGYLPGEPSLYENLTGAEFLRYFGRLRGGVDWDYVKELAERLRCSLGQRIGSLSHGGKQKIGLIQAFMHKPELIILDEPSNGLDPLMQLELHRTVLEAKLEGRTVFFSSHVLSEVQKVCDRVGIIRSGKLAGVEDVEALKTRALRHLTVRFATSVPLEAFAGLPGVEEAFVEDHSLRCTLNGKPDALIKAAARFEVTEVISREPSLEDVFFSYYKDSTLERGVTGKN